A stretch of Physeter macrocephalus isolate SW-GA chromosome 8, ASM283717v5, whole genome shotgun sequence DNA encodes these proteins:
- the LOC102983827 gene encoding LOW QUALITY PROTEIN: nuclear cap-binding protein subunit 2-like (The sequence of the model RefSeq protein was modified relative to this genomic sequence to represent the inferred CDS: deleted 1 base in 1 codon; substituted 1 base at 1 genomic stop codon): MSAGFLKALHSDSYVELSQYWDQHFRGDSEEEEKXLLKESCTPYVGNPSSYTTEEQIYELFSKGGDRKKILMGLDKMKKTACGFCFVEHYSRADTENAMWYINGMHLDDQIFHTDWDAGFKEGRQYGRGRSGGHVRDEYHQDYDAGRGGYGKLAQNLSGESPIMKNTLLWPIEFDMRYPRSANLPLFTKL; the protein is encoded by the exons ATGTCAGCTGGCTTCCTGAAGGCACTGCACAGCGACTCCTATGTCGAGCTGAGCCAGTACTGGGACCAGCACTTCCGGGGTGAcagtgaagaagaggaaaaa taatTACTGAAGGAAAGCTGTACACCGTATGTTGGAAATCCTTCCTCTTATACAACTGAAGAACAAATCTATGAACTCTTCAGCAAAGGTGGTGACAGAAAGAAAATCCTCATGGGCCtggataaaatgaagaaaacagcatGTGGGTTCTGCTTTGTGGAACACTATTCAAGAGCAGATACAGAAAATGCCATGTGGTACATAAATGGAATGCATCTGGATGACCAGATCTTTCACACAGACTGGGACGCAGGCTTTAAGGAGGGCAGGCAGTATGGCCGTGGGCGTTCTGGAGGCCATGTACGAGATGAGTATCATCAGGACTATGATGCTGGGAGAGGAGGCTATGGAAAACTGGCCCAAAACCTGAGTGGTGAGAGCCCCATCATGAAAAACACACTCCTTTGGCCTATTGAATTTGACATGCGTTACCCAAGGTCTGCAAACCTGCCCCTTTTTACCAAGCTTTAA